TTAGAAATTTCATAAATGATGAGATGCAGGCCAAGGGGATTCCTCAAAGGGCTGcacccaaaaggaaaagaaagagagttaaacagaaaattaacactTACGTATTTGTGGGTAATCAACTTATTCCTCAGCCTCTAGACAGTGAGGAGgatgaaaaaatggaagaagataacaaagaagaggaagagaaagatccCAGTGAAGCCATGAAGCCAGAGGAGCCACCTCAAAATTTACTGAGAGAAAAAATCATGAAGCTGCCCCTCCCTGAATCTTTAAAAGCTTACTTGACATATTTTAGAGACAAATAACTTAGATCAAGAACAAAGAATGCCTACTGATAATTCCTTTAGTCTTGAAAATGTAGTGTGTGTTAGGAGTTAAGAGAGAATTATTTCTTACATCAGAGCGAATTTATAGTGGAAAAAAGTATAACTTGTTCctgtcaataataaaaatgatgtattcaatgattaaaaaagaatcccttttataaaatatatttttctttaaatcttggAAAGATGCTGTTTTAACTCAGTGATTTCAAAGTGGAATGCAACAGTAGCCAAGACTTTGTGTACTATAAATCCTTTTCTGATTCCTTTACAGATTTGTAGTGGTGAAGGttagatttcattttatataagattAAATAATTGTTAAGCTTATATAATCTGATCTGATTGTAGTTGTTTGCATTTCCTCTATGAAACTTTGTTATCTAATAAGGAAATCAAATGCTTTGTAAATCTATTTACCTTTTGTTGCAATCACTATTGCTGAGTGGCTATAGATGTATTCCGGGCAATATATGAGTgcaataataatacaaaatattgaaTAATGTAGCTTTAAAAAATCCCCACAAATTTCATGAGATTTTACCGCCCTGCTACTTTTGCTTTTGAATCTGTTGCCAAAAGACATGGTTAAACAAATATCTGCTTCTCTCATAGAGATTTTAAGAGCACAGCAAGTGACTATTATAGTATGGACCCTTtacattttcagtatttaaaaatgagGTTATCTCAACTctctagaattttaaaagacagtatatttagga
This genomic interval from Microcebus murinus isolate Inina chromosome 7, M.murinus_Inina_mat1.0, whole genome shotgun sequence contains the following:
- the PCMTD1 gene encoding protein-L-isoaspartate O-methyltransferase domain-containing protein 1 isoform X3; amino-acid sequence: MKILLKVGGILVMPIEDQLTQIMRTGQNTWESKNILAVSFAPLVQPSKNDNGKPDSVGLPPCAVRNLQDLARIYIRRTLRNFINDEMQAKGIPQRAAPKRKRKRVKQKINTYVFVGNQLIPQPLDSEEDEKMEEDNKEEEEKDPSEAMKPEEPPQNLLREKIMKLPLPESLKAYLTYFRDK